In Pseudomonas sp. MM213, a genomic segment contains:
- a CDS encoding aldehyde dehydrogenase (NADP(+)) produces MTTLSGHNYIGGQRSANGTLQLQSLDASTGEPLPGTFFQATEAEVDAAAKAAAAAYPIYRNLSAEKRAAFLDAIADEIDALGDDFVATVCRETALPAGRIQGERGRTSGQMRLFAKVLRRGDFYGARIDRALPDRQPLPRPDLRQYRIAIGPVAVFGASNFPLAFSTAGGDTASALAAGCPVVFKAHSGHMATAERVADAIIRAAERTGMPAGVFNMIYGGGVGEWLVKHPAIQAVGFTGSLKGGNALSHMAATRPQPIPVFAEMSSINPVFLLPEALAVRGEQIAAQLAGSVTLGCGQFCTNPGLVIGLRSPQFSAFLQQFCANMNEQPAQTMLNAGALVSYSQGLGELHEHPGLTHLAGKPQQGNQAQPQVFKADVSLLLKGDELLQEEVFGPTTIVIEVEDRAQLAAALHGLRGQLTATLIGEAEELLEYRWLAQLLQEKVGRILLNGYPTGVEVCEAMVHGGPYPATSDSRGTSVGTLAIDRFLRPVCFQNYPDALLPEALQNANPLGIRRLVDGEVSQLAL; encoded by the coding sequence ATGACCACGCTCTCTGGACACAACTACATCGGCGGACAGCGCAGCGCCAACGGCACGTTGCAACTGCAAAGCCTCGACGCCTCCACCGGCGAGCCGCTGCCCGGCACCTTCTTCCAGGCGACTGAAGCCGAGGTGGATGCCGCCGCCAAAGCCGCCGCTGCGGCTTACCCGATCTACCGCAACCTGAGCGCGGAAAAACGCGCGGCGTTCCTCGATGCCATCGCCGATGAAATCGATGCGCTGGGCGATGACTTCGTCGCCACGGTCTGCCGGGAAACGGCACTGCCGGCCGGGCGTATCCAGGGCGAGCGCGGGCGCACCAGCGGCCAGATGCGTCTGTTCGCCAAGGTCCTGCGGCGCGGTGATTTCTACGGTGCGCGGATCGATCGGGCCTTGCCGGATCGCCAGCCGTTGCCACGCCCGGATCTGCGCCAGTACCGCATCGCCATCGGTCCGGTGGCGGTGTTTGGCGCCAGCAACTTTCCGCTCGCTTTTTCCACGGCGGGCGGCGATACCGCTTCGGCACTGGCCGCCGGTTGCCCGGTGGTGTTCAAGGCGCACAGTGGACACATGGCGACCGCCGAACGGGTCGCGGATGCCATCATCCGCGCCGCCGAACGCACCGGGATGCCGGCCGGTGTGTTCAACATGATTTATGGCGGTGGCGTTGGTGAGTGGCTGGTCAAGCACCCGGCTATTCAGGCCGTGGGCTTCACCGGTTCGCTCAAGGGCGGCAATGCCCTGAGCCACATGGCCGCGACCCGGCCGCAACCGATCCCGGTGTTCGCCGAAATGTCGAGCATCAACCCGGTGTTCCTGTTGCCCGAAGCCCTCGCCGTGCGGGGCGAGCAGATCGCGGCGCAACTGGCCGGTTCGGTGACCTTGGGCTGCGGGCAGTTCTGCACCAATCCGGGTTTGGTCATCGGTTTGCGTTCGCCACAGTTCAGCGCTTTCCTTCAACAGTTCTGCGCCAACATGAACGAGCAGCCGGCACAAACCATGCTCAATGCCGGCGCGCTGGTCAGCTACAGCCAAGGCCTTGGGGAATTGCACGAACATCCGGGGCTGACGCACCTGGCGGGCAAACCGCAGCAGGGCAATCAGGCGCAACCGCAGGTGTTCAAGGCCGATGTCAGCCTGCTGCTCAAGGGCGATGAGTTGCTTCAGGAGGAAGTGTTCGGGCCGACCACCATCGTCATCGAAGTCGAAGATCGGGCGCAGCTCGCGGCGGCGCTGCACGGCCTGCGCGGGCAATTGACGGCGACGCTGATCGGCGAGGCCGAAGAGCTGCTGGAATACCGCTGGCTGGCGCAATTGCTACAGGAAAAAGTCGGGCGGATCTTGCTCAACGGCTATCCGACCGGGGTCGAAGTCTGCGAGGCGATGGTGCATGGCGGGCCGTATCCGGCGACGTCGGATTCTCGCGGGACGTCGGTGGGGACGCTGGCGATTGATCGATTCCTGCGGCCGGTGTGCTTCCAGAATTACCCGGATGCGTTGTTGCCCGAGGCGTTGCAGAACGCGAATCCGCTGGGGATTCGGCGGTTGGTGGATGGCGAAGTGAGTCAGTTAGCCTTGTAG
- a CDS encoding DMT family transporter codes for MSPVDIVRLLSLAAIWGASFLFMRIIAPVIGSIPTAFFRVSIAAVGLLVIVGLMRISWDFKGKLKTVMLLGVINSGIPATLYSVAAQVLPAGYSAIFNATTPLMGVLIGGLFFSERLTAAKLGGVFLGLFGVGVLTRAGPVAFDLQLLMGALACLLATTCYGFAGFLARRWLDQAGGLDSRLSALGSMLGATLFLLPLFGYSVISQPPASWGGWSVWLSLLGLGLGCTAFAYIIYFRLLSSIGPLKSMTTTFLIPPFGVLWGALLLDEPLSMAHVYGGVLIAAALWLVLKPSVMKVAEVTAK; via the coding sequence GTGAGCCCTGTCGATATCGTTCGTTTACTGTCGCTGGCGGCCATCTGGGGCGCGAGTTTCCTGTTCATGCGCATCATCGCCCCAGTGATTGGCAGCATCCCCACGGCATTTTTCCGCGTGTCGATTGCGGCGGTCGGGTTGCTGGTGATTGTCGGGCTGATGCGCATCAGCTGGGATTTCAAGGGCAAGCTCAAAACCGTGATGCTGCTCGGGGTGATCAACTCCGGGATACCAGCGACCCTCTATTCAGTGGCGGCCCAGGTGCTGCCCGCCGGTTACTCGGCAATCTTCAACGCCACCACGCCACTGATGGGCGTGTTGATCGGCGGCCTGTTCTTCAGTGAGCGGCTCACTGCCGCCAAGCTCGGTGGGGTGTTTCTCGGTTTGTTCGGTGTTGGCGTGCTGACCCGTGCCGGCCCGGTGGCCTTCGACCTGCAACTGCTGATGGGCGCCCTCGCCTGCCTGCTCGCCACCACCTGTTATGGTTTTGCCGGGTTCCTCGCCCGCCGCTGGCTCGATCAGGCCGGCGGGCTCGACAGTCGTCTTTCGGCACTGGGCAGCATGCTCGGGGCGACCTTGTTCCTGCTGCCGCTGTTCGGCTACAGCGTGATCAGCCAGCCACCGGCGAGCTGGGGCGGCTGGAGCGTGTGGCTGTCGTTGCTGGGGCTGGGCCTGGGGTGCACGGCGTTTGCGTACATCATTTACTTCCGTCTGCTCAGCTCGATCGGGCCTTTGAAATCGATGACAACGACGTTCCTGATTCCGCCGTTCGGGGTGTTGTGGGGGGCGTTGCTGCTGGATGAGCCGTTGTCGATGGCGCATGTGTATGGCGGGGTGTTGATTGCGGCGGCGTTGTGGTTGGTGTTGAAGCCTTCGGTGATGAAGGTCGCCGAGGTGACCGCCAAATAG
- a CDS encoding methyl-accepting chemotaxis protein, whose translation MPIRNMRIGLRASLSFAVLASLLVLVGLFGLGQMATLRESASVIEESWMPSIESIHDSASNIATIRLESLRLIANSQSAVRERSKGILNVQRQELQKRLNDHKTLLSSDQERVMLDSLNAAVAKYLAILDQILAQIDAGQDEQAYARLNSELAPQGIVLDKSLESMISFNQQGADTAADAAALMYQRAQWIVGTIIVIALLATLLLAWLLTRSITTPINQALQVARRIAAGDLSGQIASHGKDEAAQLLNALADMQGNLRTTIRGISDSARQLASAAEEMSSVMEESTRGLQQQNDQIEMAATAVTEMSTAVDEVAANAVSSAEASQASNEDSKHGHVQVTETITAIQGLVSEVLGASERAEGLAVQAQDISKVLEVIRGIAGQTNLLALNAAIEAARAGEAGRGFAVVADEVRSLAQRTQNSTEEIELMINNIQHGTGATVSALQSSAEHASQTLRRANSAGSALEKITASISQINERNLVIASAAEQQALVAREVDQNLVTIRDLSTQTAAGATQTSAASQELSRLAIDLNGLVTRFII comes from the coding sequence ATGCCTATAAGGAACATGCGCATAGGTTTGCGCGCGAGCTTGAGTTTTGCTGTGCTGGCCAGCCTGCTGGTGCTGGTCGGGCTGTTCGGCCTGGGTCAGATGGCGACCCTGCGCGAGAGTGCATCGGTCATCGAGGAATCGTGGATGCCGAGCATCGAGAGCATCCATGACAGCGCGTCCAACATCGCCACCATCCGCTTGGAATCGTTGCGGTTGATCGCCAACAGCCAGAGCGCTGTGCGGGAAAGGAGCAAAGGCATCCTCAACGTGCAACGCCAGGAATTGCAAAAACGCCTCAACGACCACAAGACGCTGCTGTCCAGCGACCAGGAACGGGTCATGCTCGACAGCCTGAATGCCGCCGTCGCGAAGTACCTGGCCATCCTCGACCAGATCCTCGCGCAGATCGATGCCGGCCAGGATGAGCAGGCCTACGCCCGCCTCAACAGTGAACTGGCCCCGCAGGGCATCGTGCTGGATAAATCCCTGGAATCGATGATCAGTTTCAATCAGCAAGGCGCCGATACCGCTGCGGACGCCGCCGCGTTGATGTACCAGCGCGCGCAATGGATCGTCGGCACGATCATCGTGATTGCGCTGCTTGCCACGCTGCTGTTGGCCTGGTTGCTGACGCGCAGCATCACCACGCCGATCAATCAGGCGCTGCAGGTCGCACGCCGGATTGCCGCGGGCGACCTCAGCGGACAGATTGCCAGCCACGGCAAGGACGAAGCCGCGCAATTGCTCAACGCCCTCGCCGACATGCAAGGCAACCTGCGCACGACCATTCGCGGCATCAGCGACTCGGCGCGCCAGCTGGCGTCGGCAGCCGAGGAAATGAGTTCGGTGATGGAGGAAAGCACTCGCGGCCTGCAGCAGCAGAACGACCAGATCGAGATGGCCGCCACCGCCGTCACCGAGATGAGCACTGCGGTGGACGAAGTCGCCGCGAATGCCGTGTCCAGCGCCGAGGCCTCCCAGGCGTCGAACGAGGACAGCAAGCACGGCCACGTGCAGGTCACTGAAACCATCACCGCGATTCAGGGGCTGGTCAGCGAAGTGCTCGGCGCCTCGGAAAGGGCCGAGGGCCTGGCGGTTCAGGCGCAGGACATCAGCAAAGTACTGGAAGTGATTCGCGGCATCGCCGGGCAGACCAACCTGCTGGCGCTCAATGCGGCCATCGAAGCCGCACGCGCCGGTGAGGCCGGACGCGGGTTTGCCGTGGTGGCCGATGAAGTGCGTTCGCTGGCGCAACGCACCCAGAACTCCACCGAAGAAATCGAGCTGATGATCAACAACATCCAGCACGGCACCGGGGCCACGGTGAGCGCGCTGCAAAGCAGTGCCGAACACGCCAGCCAGACCTTGCGCCGGGCCAACAGTGCCGGCAGCGCGCTGGAAAAAATCACCGCATCGATCTCGCAGATCAACGAACGCAACCTGGTCATCGCCAGCGCCGCCGAACAGCAAGCGCTGGTGGCCCGGGAAGTCGATCAGAACCTGGTGACCATTCGCGATCTCTCGACCCAGACCGCCGCCGGCGCCACCCAGACTTCAGCCGCCAGTCAGGAACTGTCGCGGCTGGCAATCGACCTCAACGGTCTGGTGACACGTTTCATAATTTGA
- the aceK gene encoding bifunctional isocitrate dehydrogenase kinase/phosphatase → MPQQWPAADIARMILDGFDDYREHFRQITDGARARFEQAQWQETQIASAARINLYEDKVSETVDRLRIAFDADTLDVSCWPLVKSAYISLIDLRFDDELSETWYNSIFCGLFSHDLISDGCMFIHTTRPSLRRARAAQTRTYKPQGQLSGMLASIFADYRFSEDYADLAGDLRRLEAQLRENLPDWVCKDPELSVELFSSVLYRNKGAYLVGRIYTTDEQWPLAIPLLHLEGRGIQIDALITDEADVSIIFSFTRSYFMVDVPVPAEFIGFLRRILPGKHIAELYTSIGFYKHGKSEFYRALINHLASTDDQFIMAPGVRGMVMSVFTLPGFNTVFKIIKDRFSPSKNVDRATVIEKYRLVKSVDRVGRMADTQEFADFRFPLSKFEPACLEELLDVAASTVSVEGDTVLIRHCWTERRMTPLNLYLENANEAQVHDALEDYGLAIKQLAAANIFPGDMLLKNFGVTRHGRVVFYDYDEICFLTEANFRHIPQPRTPEDEMASEPWYSIGPLDVFPEEFPPFLFADSAQRRLFDQLHGELYNADYWKSLQEAIRAGKVIDVFPYRRKGLDTE, encoded by the coding sequence ATGCCGCAGCAATGGCCAGCCGCCGACATCGCCCGAATGATCCTCGATGGCTTTGACGATTACCGCGAGCATTTCCGGCAGATCACCGACGGCGCCCGGGCGCGTTTCGAGCAAGCCCAATGGCAGGAAACGCAAATCGCCTCGGCGGCGCGGATCAACCTCTACGAAGATAAAGTCAGCGAAACGGTGGACCGGCTGCGCATCGCGTTTGACGCCGATACGCTGGATGTCAGCTGCTGGCCACTGGTCAAAAGCGCCTACATCAGCCTGATCGACCTGCGCTTCGACGATGAACTGTCCGAGACCTGGTACAACTCGATCTTCTGCGGGCTGTTCAGCCATGACCTGATCAGCGACGGCTGCATGTTCATCCACACCACCCGGCCAAGCCTGCGCCGGGCGCGCGCCGCACAAACCCGCACCTACAAACCTCAGGGGCAGTTGTCAGGCATGTTGGCGAGCATTTTTGCCGACTACCGTTTCAGCGAGGATTACGCCGACCTCGCGGGCGATCTGCGTCGCCTCGAAGCACAGCTGCGCGAGAACCTGCCGGACTGGGTGTGCAAGGATCCCGAGCTGAGCGTCGAGCTGTTCTCCTCGGTGTTGTACCGCAACAAGGGCGCTTACCTGGTGGGGCGCATCTACACCACCGACGAGCAATGGCCGCTGGCGATTCCGCTGCTGCACCTTGAGGGTCGCGGCATCCAGATCGATGCGTTGATTACCGACGAAGCCGACGTGTCGATCATCTTCTCGTTCACCCGTTCCTACTTCATGGTCGATGTGCCGGTGCCAGCGGAGTTCATCGGTTTCCTGCGGCGGATCCTGCCGGGCAAGCACATCGCCGAGCTGTACACCTCGATCGGTTTCTACAAGCACGGCAAGTCGGAGTTCTACCGGGCGCTGATCAACCACCTGGCCAGCACCGACGACCAGTTCATCATGGCCCCCGGCGTGCGCGGCATGGTGATGAGCGTGTTCACGCTGCCGGGTTTCAACACCGTGTTCAAAATCATCAAGGACCGTTTCTCGCCGTCGAAAAACGTCGACCGGGCGACGGTGATCGAGAAGTACCGGCTGGTGAAAAGCGTCGATCGTGTCGGGCGCATGGCCGATACCCAGGAATTCGCCGATTTCCGTTTTCCGTTGAGCAAGTTCGAACCGGCGTGTCTGGAAGAATTGCTGGACGTGGCGGCGTCCACCGTATCGGTGGAAGGCGACACGGTATTGATCCGTCACTGCTGGACCGAGCGGCGGATGACCCCGTTGAACCTGTACCTGGAAAACGCCAACGAGGCGCAGGTGCACGACGCGCTGGAAGATTACGGCCTGGCGATCAAGCAACTGGCGGCGGCGAACATTTTTCCCGGCGACATGCTGCTGAAAAACTTCGGCGTCACCCGTCACGGTCGCGTGGTGTTTTATGACTACGACGAGATCTGCTTCCTGACCGAAGCCAACTTCCGCCACATCCCGCAACCGCGTACGCCGGAAGACGAAATGGCGTCCGAGCCGTGGTATTCGATCGGGCCGCTGGACGTGTTCCCCGAGGAGTTCCCGCCGTTTCTGTTTGCCGATTCCGCGCAGCGGCGCTTGTTCGATCAGTTGCACGGCGAGCTGTACAACGCCGATTACTGGAAAAGCCTGCAAGAGGCGATTCGTGCCGGCAAGGTGATCGACGTGTTCCCGTATCGGCGCAAGGGCCTCGATACCGAGTAG
- the hrpA gene encoding ATP-dependent RNA helicase HrpA produces MTDESPSLDKLLKNLDHAMLADRHRLRRQLLELRKKPDEAKLAQWVARMQASCDQVLARRASLPVIRYDDSLPIAAKRDEIKEALLKHQVLIIAGETGSGKTTQLPKICLEIGRGQHGLIGHTQPRRIAARSVASRVAEELATPLGALVGYQVRFEDQSDSNTLIKLMTDGILLAETQNDRYLERYDTIIVDEAHERSLNIDFLLGYLKTLLPRRPDLKVIITSATIDLERFSKHFDDAPIVEVSGRTFPVETWYRPLTLEQDEEGNRVEDDLTVDQAILATLDEIAAFERSERKSPGDVLVFLPGEREIRDAADMLRKAQLKHTEILPLYARLSPAEQQRIFQSHPGRRVVLATNVAETSLTVPGIRYVIDSGTARISRYSYRAKVQRLPIEAISQASANQRKGRCGRVEPGICVRLFSEEDFIGRPEFTDPEILRTNLAAVILQMLHLRLGEITDFPFIEPPDGKAISDGFNLLQELSAVDRNSQLTPLGRQLARLPVDPRMGRMLLEAAKLGSLQEVLIVASAMSIQDPRERPPERQQAADQAHAQWKDVDSDFAGLVNLWRGFEEQRQALTASPLRNWCRKNFLNYLRLREWRDSHRQLSLICRDMQLSLNKEPADYPKLHKAVLSGLLSQIGQKTDEGDYLGARQRRFWIHPSSGLGKKRPQWLMTAELVETTKLYARMVAKIDADWIEPLAGHLIKKNHFEPHWEKKRGQVVAFEQITLFGLIVVGRRPVHYGPIDPVVSREFFIREGLVRGEIQSKAKCLTANQQLLEQLDELEAKARRRDILADEETLFAFYDARLPAEIHQTATFDSWYRINSQKDPQLLIMREEDVLAREASEVTALHYPDTLHIGDLELALSYHFEPNHPRDGVTLRVPAPLLPMLPPERLEWLVPGVIEAKCIALVRNLPKALRKNFVPVPDFVKAALQRMTFAEGSLPQALGRELLRMTGARVSDEAWAEAAQQVENHLRMNLEIVDGQGKFLGEGRDLAELTARFAEASQAALAVPQTAKSQQPVEAKVFAAVAEKTQQKIAGLSMTVYPALVEEAGTVKEGRFSTPAEAEFQHRRALQRLLMQQLAEPAKFLRGKLPGLTELGLMYRDMGRVDSLVEDILLASLDSCILDGEDPLPRDGAGLAALAERKRGGWTEHAERLAKLTLEILKLWHGLQKRFKGKIDLAQAVALNDIKQQLSHLVYPGFVRETPMQWLKELPRYLKAIEQRFEKLAAQVQKDRVWSGELSGLWTQYQTRANKHAQEGKRDPQLELYRWWLEEYRVSLFAQQLGTKVPISDKRLNKQWTQVEP; encoded by the coding sequence ATGACTGACGAATCGCCTTCACTCGACAAACTGCTGAAAAACCTCGATCACGCCATGCTCGCCGACCGCCACCGGCTGCGTCGGCAGTTGCTTGAGCTGCGCAAGAAACCCGACGAAGCCAAGCTGGCCCAGTGGGTGGCGCGCATGCAGGCGTCCTGTGATCAGGTGTTGGCGCGACGTGCCAGCCTGCCGGTGATTCGTTACGACGACAGCCTGCCCATCGCCGCCAAGCGCGATGAAATCAAGGAAGCGCTGCTCAAGCATCAGGTGCTGATCATCGCCGGCGAAACCGGCTCGGGTAAAACCACCCAGTTGCCGAAGATCTGCCTGGAAATCGGTCGCGGCCAGCATGGCCTGATAGGCCACACCCAGCCGCGTCGAATTGCGGCGCGCAGCGTGGCGAGCCGGGTTGCCGAAGAACTGGCGACGCCATTGGGCGCGCTGGTCGGCTATCAGGTGCGGTTCGAGGATCAGAGCGACTCCAACACCCTGATCAAACTGATGACCGACGGCATCCTGCTGGCGGAAACCCAGAACGATCGCTACCTCGAACGCTACGACACGATCATCGTCGACGAAGCCCACGAACGCAGCCTCAACATCGACTTCCTGCTCGGTTACCTGAAAACCCTGCTGCCCCGTCGTCCGGACCTGAAAGTCATCATCACCTCGGCGACCATCGACCTGGAGCGTTTCTCCAAGCACTTCGACGATGCGCCCATCGTTGAGGTCTCCGGCCGCACCTTCCCGGTGGAAACCTGGTATCGCCCGCTGACCCTGGAACAGGACGAAGAGGGCAACCGCGTCGAGGATGACCTGACCGTGGATCAGGCGATCCTCGCCACCCTCGACGAAATCGCCGCGTTCGAACGCAGCGAGCGCAAGAGCCCCGGCGATGTGCTGGTGTTCCTGCCCGGCGAGCGCGAGATTCGCGACGCCGCCGACATGCTGCGCAAGGCGCAACTCAAACACACCGAAATCCTGCCGTTGTACGCACGCTTGTCGCCGGCCGAACAACAGCGGATTTTCCAGTCGCACCCGGGGCGTCGCGTAGTGCTGGCGACCAACGTCGCCGAAACGTCGCTGACCGTGCCGGGCATTCGTTACGTGATCGACAGCGGCACTGCGCGCATCAGCCGCTACAGCTACCGCGCCAAGGTCCAGCGCCTGCCCATCGAAGCGATTTCCCAGGCCAGCGCCAACCAGCGTAAAGGTCGATGCGGTCGGGTTGAGCCAGGCATTTGCGTACGGTTGTTCAGCGAAGAAGACTTCATCGGTCGCCCGGAATTTACCGACCCGGAAATCCTGCGGACCAACCTCGCGGCGGTGATTTTGCAGATGCTGCATCTGCGCCTCGGCGAGATCACCGATTTCCCGTTTATCGAGCCACCCGATGGCAAGGCCATCAGCGACGGTTTCAACCTGCTGCAAGAGCTGTCGGCGGTGGACCGCAACAGCCAGTTGACCCCGCTGGGGCGCCAATTGGCGCGCCTGCCGGTGGACCCGCGCATGGGCCGCATGCTGCTCGAAGCGGCGAAACTCGGCAGCTTGCAGGAAGTGCTGATCGTCGCCAGCGCGATGTCGATTCAAGACCCGCGCGAGCGTCCGCCAGAGCGTCAGCAAGCGGCAGATCAGGCGCATGCGCAATGGAAAGACGTGGACTCGGACTTCGCCGGGCTGGTCAATCTGTGGCGTGGTTTTGAAGAGCAACGCCAGGCGCTGACGGCCAGTCCGCTGCGTAACTGGTGCCGCAAGAATTTCCTCAACTACCTGCGGCTGCGCGAGTGGCGCGACTCGCACCGTCAGTTGAGCCTGATCTGCCGCGACATGCAGTTGAGCCTCAATAAAGAGCCGGCGGATTACCCAAAACTTCACAAAGCCGTGCTCTCGGGCCTGCTCAGCCAGATCGGGCAGAAAACCGATGAAGGCGATTACCTCGGTGCCCGGCAGCGGCGCTTCTGGATTCACCCGTCATCGGGCCTTGGTAAAAAGCGCCCGCAATGGCTGATGACCGCCGAACTGGTGGAAACCACCAAGCTCTACGCGCGCATGGTCGCGAAGATCGATGCCGACTGGATCGAGCCGCTCGCGGGGCACCTGATCAAGAAAAACCACTTCGAACCCCATTGGGAGAAGAAGCGCGGGCAGGTCGTGGCGTTCGAGCAGATCACCTTGTTCGGGCTGATCGTGGTCGGTCGCCGGCCGGTGCATTACGGGCCGATCGATCCGGTAGTGTCCCGTGAGTTTTTCATTCGCGAAGGCTTGGTGCGCGGCGAGATTCAGTCCAAAGCCAAGTGCCTGACCGCCAACCAGCAACTGCTGGAACAACTCGACGAGCTGGAAGCCAAGGCTCGCCGTCGCGACATTCTGGCCGACGAAGAAACCCTGTTCGCCTTCTACGATGCGCGACTGCCGGCGGAGATTCACCAGACCGCGACCTTCGACAGCTGGTACCGGATTAACAGCCAGAAAGACCCGCAACTGCTGATCATGCGCGAAGAAGACGTGCTGGCCCGCGAGGCCAGTGAAGTCACCGCGCTGCATTACCCGGACACCTTGCACATCGGCGATCTGGAACTGGCGCTCAGTTACCATTTCGAACCGAACCACCCGCGTGACGGCGTGACCCTGCGCGTGCCGGCGCCGCTGTTGCCGATGCTGCCGCCGGAACGTCTGGAGTGGCTGGTGCCCGGCGTGATCGAGGCCAAGTGCATTGCCTTGGTGCGCAACCTGCCCAAGGCGTTGCGCAAGAATTTCGTGCCGGTGCCGGACTTCGTCAAAGCCGCGTTGCAGCGCATGACCTTTGCCGAGGGTTCGTTGCCTCAGGCATTGGGTCGCGAGTTGCTGCGCATGACCGGTGCGCGGGTCAGCGATGAGGCGTGGGCCGAAGCGGCGCAGCAGGTCGAAAATCACCTGCGGATGAACCTGGAAATCGTCGATGGCCAGGGCAAGTTCCTCGGCGAAGGACGAGATCTGGCGGAGCTCACCGCGCGATTCGCTGAAGCCAGCCAAGCGGCATTGGCCGTCCCGCAAACGGCAAAAAGTCAGCAACCGGTGGAGGCGAAAGTCTTCGCCGCCGTGGCGGAAAAGACCCAACAGAAGATCGCCGGGTTGTCGATGACGGTGTATCCGGCGCTCGTCGAAGAGGCCGGCACGGTCAAGGAAGGGCGGTTCTCGACGCCGGCCGAAGCCGAGTTCCAGCATCGCCGCGCGTTGCAGCGCCTGCTGATGCAACAACTGGCGGAACCGGCGAAGTTCCTGCGCGGCAAGTTGCCGGGCCTGACCGAGCTGGGCCTGATGTACCGCGACATGGGCCGCGTCGACAGTCTGGTGGAAGACATTCTGCTGGCCAGTCTCGACAGCTGCATCCTCGACGGCGAAGACCCGTTGCCGCGTGATGGCGCCGGATTGGCGGCGCTGGCCGAACGCAAACGCGGCGGCTGGACCGAGCATGCCGAGCGTCTGGCGAAGCTGACCCTGGAAATTCTCAAGCTCTGGCACGGCCTGCAAAAACGCTTCAAGGGCAAGATCGATCTGGCGCAGGCCGTGGCGTTGAATGACATCAAGCAGCAACTCAGTCATCTGGTGTATCCGGGTTTCGTCCGCGAAACGCCGATGCAATGGCTCAAGGAACTGCCGCGTTACCTGAAAGCCATCGAGCAGCGCTTCGAGAAACTGGCTGCGCAGGTGCAGAAGGATCGGGTCTGGAGCGGTGAGCTGTCCGGCCTCTGGACTCAATACCAGACCCGCGCCAACAAACACGCCCAGGAAGGCAAACGCGATCCGCAGCTTGAGCTCTATCGCTGGTGGCTGGAGGAGTACCGGGTTTCGCTGTTCGCCCAGCAGTTGGGGACCAAGGTACCGATCTCTGACAAACGCCTGAACAAGCAATGGACCCAGGTCGAACCCTAA
- a CDS encoding beta-ketoacyl-ACP synthase III — protein MHNVVISGTGLYTPANSISNEELVQSFNAYVAQFNADNADAIARGEVEALTESSAAFIEKASGIKSRFVMDKDGILDPQRMAPRLPERSNDEWSVLCQMAIGAAEQALQRAGKTAADIDGVIVACSNLQRAYPAIAIEVQEALGIQGFGFDMNVACSSATFGIQAAANSVQLGQARAVLMVNPEVCTGHLNFRDRDSHFIFGDAATAVIIERADLATSKYQFDVVSTKLLTKFSNNIRNNFGFLNRAAEEGIGAKDKLFVQEGRKVFKEVCPMVAELIGAHLEENQLNVGDVKRFWLHQANLSMNHLIVRKLLGREATEAEAPVILDTYANTSSAGSVIAFHKNQDDLAAGSLAVLSSFGAGYSIGSVILRKR, from the coding sequence ATGCATAACGTCGTCATCAGCGGCACCGGCCTGTACACCCCGGCCAACAGCATTTCCAACGAAGAGCTGGTGCAGTCTTTCAACGCTTACGTCGCGCAGTTCAACGCCGACAACGCCGACGCCATCGCCCGTGGCGAAGTCGAGGCATTGACCGAATCCAGCGCCGCGTTTATCGAAAAAGCCTCCGGTATCAAAAGCCGCTTCGTCATGGACAAGGACGGCATTCTCGACCCGCAACGCATGGCGCCACGTCTGCCGGAGCGCTCGAACGACGAGTGGTCGGTGCTTTGCCAGATGGCCATCGGCGCAGCCGAACAAGCCTTGCAGCGCGCCGGCAAAACCGCAGCGGACATCGACGGCGTGATCGTCGCTTGCTCCAACCTGCAACGCGCTTACCCGGCCATCGCCATCGAAGTCCAGGAAGCGCTGGGCATCCAGGGTTTCGGTTTCGACATGAACGTGGCCTGCTCCTCGGCAACCTTCGGCATTCAAGCTGCGGCCAACAGCGTGCAACTGGGCCAGGCCCGGGCAGTGCTGATGGTCAACCCGGAAGTCTGCACCGGTCACCTGAACTTCCGTGACCGCGACAGCCACTTCATCTTCGGCGACGCGGCCACTGCAGTGATCATCGAGCGAGCGGACCTGGCGACGTCCAAGTACCAGTTCGACGTGGTCAGCACCAAGCTGCTGACCAAGTTTTCCAACAACATCCGCAACAACTTCGGCTTCCTCAACCGCGCGGCGGAAGAGGGCATCGGTGCCAAGGACAAGCTGTTCGTGCAGGAAGGCCGCAAGGTGTTCAAGGAAGTCTGCCCGATGGTGGCCGAGCTGATCGGTGCGCACCTGGAAGAGAACCAGCTCAACGTCGGCGACGTGAAGCGCTTCTGGCTGCACCAGGCCAACCTCAGCATGAACCACTTGATCGTGAGGAAACTGCTGGGTCGCGAAGCCACCGAAGCAGAAGCCCCGGTGATTCTCGACACCTACGCCAACACCAGCTCTGCGGGCTCGGTGATTGCGTTTCACAAGAACCAGGATGATCTGGCGGCGGGTTCGCTGGCGGTGCTCAGCTCGTTCGGCGCCGGTTATTCGATTGGTAGCGTGATTCTGCGCAAGCGTTGA